The following is a genomic window from Candidatus Tumulicola sp..
CATGCTCGTCGCCGAAGCGCACGCCGATGCGAAATCGGCGCGGGGTTTGGTCGTGGACCTCAGCCTGCTCTTCTGCTGCACCGCGCAACACCGCCATGACGTAGGCCATCGGCGTGGCAAGTGGATCGAAGCGCACGAGCACCGAGGCGTAAGCAGGCACGACATCGAGGGCGGGGCCGGGGAGGCGTGCTCGCACACGAGCAGCGATGCTGCGTGCGCGGCGAACGGTGGCGGCATCGGGTTGCTCGGCGTCCAGCAGGGCGATGAGCGCACCGTCACCGACGGGCTGGATATCGAATCGGTCCCGCAATAAACTCACTCCCAGCGCGTCTGGCGTGACACGTAATATGCGAGCGCATCTTTTCTGGTCAGGGCTACGGCGATCCATACGCAAACGAGTATCCAGGTGGTGGACAACATCGATACCCAGAGCAAGAACTTTGGCGGCAACTGGAGTGGCCCGGAAACCGCCAATGTGAAAACCTGCCCTACAAACACGGCAGCGGCGAGGACGATCGCCGCTATCACAGCGACTTTGCGTAGTCGTGGATTGAACCGGAGCAAGCCGAGGCCCACGTATACGATCGTGGCTCCAACCAGATTCAGCCGGAGCGCAAAACCCTCCCACCCAACCGTGAAAGTGAGGCCGGGCAACCCGGTGAGAGTTTCAAGGCCGAAAGCGGCGCTAACCAAGCCAACTGCTCCTATTCCTATAAAATTCCATGCCGCAAGCCTATGAGCCACGACGGGGTCCTCAGGAAAGAGTCGCCGCATCTGCTCTACGCTAGAGTTAGCCGAGCTGTAGCTACTACCCCCGGGCGGCGCGACCTGAAGGTCGCGCTCCACACGAGGAGTCAGCGGGATCTGAAGATCCCGCTCCACACAGCAACTCCGGGGCTAAAGCCCCGGCACTACATCCGAGCTTCGCTCGGAACGCTACATTTTCCGGGGATAAAGCCCCGGCACTACATATACGGGGGTAAAGGTCCGTGGCTACGTTCAAGCCTATTAGTAACGAGATGGCCACCAAGCTTCACTTTTCCCCGCGTCCGAATCGCGCTGCGGAGATCCGCTGGCGAGATTGGGACAGCGCCGCATTTGACGAAGCGACCGCGCAAGGCAAGCCGGTATTGCTGGCGATATCGGCGGTGTGGTGCCATTGGTGCCACGTGATGGATGAGACGACCTACTCCGACCCCGGCGTCATTGAACTCGTCAACGAGCGCTTCGTGCCCATCCGGGTGGACAACGATCAGCGACCCGACGTCAACACGCGCTACAACATGGGCGGCTGGCCGACCACAGTCGTGCTGACGGGCGAGGGCGAGATCCTCAAAGGCGGCACGTACATCCCGCCGGAGGCGATGCGCGGCTTCCTCGAACAGGTTTCGAAGATCTACGCGGAGCCCGCCAACCGCTTGGACATGGCGCAGCGCATCCGCGACCTCAAAGCCAAGCGTTCGGAGGTTCGACCGCAGCCCAAGGGCGAGTTGTCGCTCGAGCCCGTGCAATACGTAGCGGCGGCGCTTTCGGAGGCGTTCGATGACGACTTCGGCGGCTTCGGAACTGAACCGAAGTTCCCGCAAGTCGAAACGCTGCATTTCCTGCTCGATTATTGGACCCGCAGCAGGGACGGCCGCGCGCAGACCATGGTCCAAATGACGCTGCGCGGCATGGCGGGCGGCGGCATGTACGACCACGTTGAGGGCGCCTTCTTCCGCTATTCCACGACGCGCGATTTCAGCGTTCCGCATTTCGAAAAGATGCTCGAGGACCTTGCGGGGCTGATGTTGGCATGCGCGCGCGCGGGCGCGCTTTTCGGCGACGTCAGTCTCAGCAAGGTGGCCGTGGACTGCAGACGCTACCTGGACGCGACCCTGTGGAACGCCGAGCACGGCGCGTACGGCGGGAGTCAGGATGCCGACGAGGCTTACTACGCGCTCGACGCCGAGGCACGCAAGGCGAAGACCCGGCCGTACGTCGATCCCATCATTTACACATCGTGGAATGCCGAGATGGCCCGAGCGCTCATCTTGAGCGGGCCGCTGCTGGGCAACGTCGGTGTCGATGCGCGCGAATGGATCGAGCGCGGCGTGTCCTTGCTGGAGATGCTGTGGTCGAAGTCACATGCCGACGGCCTGATGGTGCGCTATTACGACGGCGCGGCGCACCTGCGGGGTCTGTTGGGCGATCAGGCGTGGAGCATGAATGCGGCGTTGGCGGCATTTTCGGCCACGGGCGAGCTCGTTTGGCTGGACCGCGCGCTGTCACTGCTCGAAGCGACCCGCGCGCTATATGATGAAGAGCTCGGCGGCTACCTGGACCGCTTGCCGGACCCGCAAGAGCCAGGCCGCGTCTCGGAACGGGTCACTCCGCTGGTTGAAAACTCGTTGATGGCGCGGGCCTTGTTGGACTGCGCGGCCTTGAACGGCGAGGGCCGCTTCGAAGAACGCGCGCGTGCGGTGCTTGCTCGCTTCATCTCGACGTACAAGCGCATGGGAGTCTTCGCTGCGGGCTTCGCGTCGGCCGTGCTGCACGCGCTCGAGCCGCCGATCGACGTGAAGATCGCCGGCAGCGCCGATGCGGTGCGCCCGCTGCGCGACGCTGCGCTTCGCGTGGCGGCGCCCGCTGTGCGGGTCAACACGGTAGAGGCTCGCGATGCGGAACGTCTCGCGAAGCTGGACGTTGCATCGAGCGACGGGCCGCTAGCCCTCCTTTGTCGCGGCACCACCTGCTTTGCGAAAATCGAGTCGGTGGACGAATTGCTGCCCGCGCTGTCACACGCGCGATGATGTCCCACGAAAAAAAATATTTTCTTTCGAGGTGACGAGGAAAAGCGAACTCGTGTGACCGAAGTCCGCCGACTCGAATTACAAGCGTTGATGCGTTGCACTGCAATGCGCACGCTCTTGATGGTTCTTCGATCAGCACAGAGATCGAGAAAAATTTTTGAGCCCGGAGGCGACACGCGTGCTTCAAGAATTGCGAATCGATGTTGACGTCAATGATATTCGCTGCGCAGTCCGCGAGCGATTGCGCGAATACGATGACGGCGGACGCGAGGCGCGCACAAAACAGGAACGCTGCGACCACGCCTGGCGCGTCGTGCAAAATTTACTCGCCGAGGAACTGGCTCAGCTCAATGAAGGGCTAGCCGCGGACGCCCAGATCCAGGAAAAAGACCGCCTGGCACTGCCGGACGGCGGCCAGGCAATCGATATCATCTACCGCGATCAGAAGTTCTCGATCGTGCGTCCCAAGGACCGGCGCACTGTGTCGCTCGTGGACGCGTCCGCGGGACACCTGCCCATTGAAAACCTCGGGAGCAAGCTGTTCGTGGCCGGTGAGCCGATCGCGTCGGGACTTCTGCGCGCCATCACTCGGCTGGTCGAGCGCGCCACCGCGGGCGTGAACAGCCGGACGCAGGGCGAGGCGCCATACATGGCGATCGAGCTGCCCTCTACCAGCGCTTCCAAAGTGGAAGCTGCGCTGAATCTCGCGCATGAAAACGGCTATCGGTTCTTGGAATCCTATCGCGGGCAGCAGAAAAACCGCCGGCTATTCGTCTTCGAGCGAGTTTGAAAAAATCCGGGGCTAAAGCCCCGGCACTACATTTAGTCGTAGTTGGGATTAAGAGCTCTTCGGGGTGACGTTCTTCATGGCCGCCGGATCCGGCATGCGCTGCACGGGGGCGTTGCCGCCGCTCAATTCATCGACGATCGCGCGCGGGCTCAGCCAGACGAAGACGTTGACGAGCAGCATGAGCAGCGCGATGTCGTCGAGCGGGCCGATGATGGGGATGTCGCTGAGCAGGTCCAGCGGGGAGACGATGAAGAGGGCGGCCGCCGCGGTGGCGAGCTTGAGCCCTCCCGACACGCGGTGGTCCATGAAGAGCCGCCATGAAAGCGACAGCAATTTCGGGAGTTGCAGCGCGTGACGAGCGACTTGTGCGACACTGGCCCAGCTCATATAACTCCTGATACCGTTGAGTAGGTACTCGAGTTTCACCTGGTGTAGGCAACGCCGGTGACCAGGTACGACGCGATTGTCATCGGCGGCGGCCATAACGGGCTTGTGACCGCTTGTTATCTCGCTCGGGCGAACTGGAAAGTGCTCGTGCTGGAGCGCCGTTACATCGTCGGCGGCGCATGCGTTTCCGAAGAGACGTTCAAAGGCTACAAAGTCTCGACCGCCGCGTACGTCAACAGTCTTTTCCGCCCCGAGATCGTCCGTGACTTGCGCTTGGCCGGCTACGGTTTTGAACTCGTCGAGCGCAATCCGTCGTCGTTCACGCCGTTTCCGGATGGACGCTACTTGCTGCTTGGTCCCGACAAAGAGATGAGCCTGCGCGAGATCGCCAAGTTCAGCCGCAAAGACGCCGAGAATTATCCAAAATACGAAGCGATGCTCGAGCGCGTGGCCTCGGTGGTTGAGCCGACGCTGACGCAGACGCCGCCCAATGTCGCGCATCCCGGGCTTGGCGATCTCTTGAGCATGGCGCCGCTGGGCCGAGCGCTGCAAAAACTCGGGCCCCGCATGGGCGAAGCCATCGAAGTACTGACCGGGCCGGCCCGCGCCATCCTCGATCGCTGGTTTGAAGCCGAGCAGTTG
Proteins encoded in this region:
- a CDS encoding DUF255 domain-containing protein encodes the protein MATKLHFSPRPNRAAEIRWRDWDSAAFDEATAQGKPVLLAISAVWCHWCHVMDETTYSDPGVIELVNERFVPIRVDNDQRPDVNTRYNMGGWPTTVVLTGEGEILKGGTYIPPEAMRGFLEQVSKIYAEPANRLDMAQRIRDLKAKRSEVRPQPKGELSLEPVQYVAAALSEAFDDDFGGFGTEPKFPQVETLHFLLDYWTRSRDGRAQTMVQMTLRGMAGGGMYDHVEGAFFRYSTTRDFSVPHFEKMLEDLAGLMLACARAGALFGDVSLSKVAVDCRRYLDATLWNAEHGAYGGSQDADEAYYALDAEARKAKTRPYVDPIIYTSWNAEMARALILSGPLLGNVGVDAREWIERGVSLLEMLWSKSHADGLMVRYYDGAAHLRGLLGDQAWSMNAALAAFSATGELVWLDRALSLLEATRALYDEELGGYLDRLPDPQEPGRVSERVTPLVENSLMARALLDCAALNGEGRFEERARAVLARFISTYKRMGVFAAGFASAVLHALEPPIDVKIAGSADAVRPLRDAALRVAAPAVRVNTVEARDAERLAKLDVASSDGPLALLCRGTTCFAKIESVDELLPALSHAR
- a CDS encoding YkvA family protein, yielding MSWASVAQVARHALQLPKLLSLSWRLFMDHRVSGGLKLATAAAALFIVSPLDLLSDIPIIGPLDDIALLMLLVNVFVWLSPRAIVDELSGGNAPVQRMPDPAAMKNVTPKSS